From one Tsukamurella tyrosinosolvens genomic stretch:
- a CDS encoding carboxymuconolactone decarboxylase family protein encodes MPAQRVRIDKASPRIYKQLIAVSTEVAEAAAAAGIGRDVVELVNLRCSQLNGCAYCLDLHARAGRAAGLSDQQLDVLAAWREAPALFDDVQRAALEIAELVTQLPPHHAADVAYDRATDVLDEAQTSVLIWAAVTINAFNRVSVVSGYEVRHRV; translated from the coding sequence ATCTACAAGCAGTTGATCGCGGTCTCCACGGAGGTGGCCGAGGCGGCGGCGGCCGCCGGAATCGGCCGCGACGTGGTCGAATTGGTGAACCTGCGGTGCTCGCAGCTCAACGGCTGCGCCTACTGCCTGGACCTGCACGCCCGCGCCGGTCGTGCGGCGGGGCTCAGCGACCAGCAGCTCGACGTACTGGCGGCCTGGCGGGAGGCACCCGCGCTGTTCGACGACGTGCAGCGCGCAGCGCTCGAGATCGCCGAGCTGGTGACGCAGTTGCCGCCGCACCACGCGGCGGACGTCGCCTACGACCGCGCCACCGACGTGCTCGACGAGGCGCAGACCTCCGTGCTCATCTGGGCCGCGGTGACGATCAACGCCTTCAACCGGGTGTCCGTGGTCAGCGGGTACGAGGTGCGGCACCGCGTGTGA